In the Corynebacterium gerontici genome, one interval contains:
- a CDS encoding MFS transporter gives MPFVASSQTPNRWVFLGVISCGLLLISADNSILFTALPALRTKLHMSELEGLWVLNAYSLVISGLLLGTGTLGDRIGHRRMFEIGLIIFAGASALAAASPNVAVLIAARALLGMGAAVMMPATLALLRITFVDVQERNVAIAIWGSVATIGAAAGPVLGGFLLEHFYWGSVFVVNIPVALAALIATFILAPANVKHPGSRWDLAASIFAMLTMTGLVLLIKEIAHPGLLWLGILFTILGSIAFWRRNASLPEPLIAMDIFRSRLFSAGVLTALFTMFAHSGVMLVTTQRFQLTEHFSPLQAGMLTGVAAISAFPTSLIGGFILHRIGFLPLISGGLTIMAAGFGLCYLAASNSIFPLFVLGIISAGAGSGFAMSVASTAIVGSAPKQRSGMASAIEEVSYEFGALISVSVFGTLLAAIYTRNSGLEANFAGAIDAPALDSSFVWLLGFAAGSTLIGAATTGWLLRNNPKDTAYAHE, from the coding sequence TTGCCCTTTGTGGCTTCTTCACAAACACCCAACCGATGGGTCTTTCTCGGCGTCATCTCCTGCGGCCTGCTGCTAATCAGCGCGGATAATTCGATCCTGTTCACCGCGCTTCCCGCCCTACGCACCAAGCTGCACATGAGCGAGCTGGAGGGCCTGTGGGTGTTAAATGCCTATTCACTGGTCATCTCCGGCTTGCTTCTGGGAACCGGCACTCTTGGAGACCGGATCGGCCATCGCCGCATGTTCGAAATCGGCCTCATCATCTTCGCCGGGGCCTCGGCCTTGGCTGCGGCCTCCCCAAACGTCGCGGTGCTCATCGCCGCCCGCGCGCTCCTGGGCATGGGTGCTGCGGTGATGATGCCCGCAACGCTGGCGCTGCTGCGCATCACATTCGTGGACGTGCAAGAGCGCAATGTTGCCATCGCCATTTGGGGCTCAGTTGCCACCATCGGCGCAGCGGCAGGACCGGTGCTCGGGGGCTTTCTCCTCGAACACTTCTACTGGGGTTCAGTTTTTGTGGTGAACATTCCGGTAGCTCTGGCAGCCTTGATCGCCACTTTCATTCTCGCACCAGCGAATGTGAAACACCCCGGTAGTCGCTGGGATCTGGCAGCCTCTATCTTTGCCATGCTCACCATGACCGGACTGGTGCTCCTGATCAAAGAAATTGCCCACCCCGGGCTGTTGTGGCTGGGCATCCTGTTCACGATCCTCGGTTCAATTGCGTTCTGGCGGCGAAATGCCTCCCTGCCCGAACCACTCATCGCCATGGACATCTTCCGAAGCCGCCTGTTCAGCGCCGGCGTGCTCACCGCGTTGTTCACCATGTTCGCGCACTCGGGGGTCATGCTCGTCACCACCCAACGCTTCCAGCTCACCGAGCATTTCTCTCCTCTCCAAGCAGGAATGCTCACCGGCGTTGCCGCGATCTCCGCCTTTCCCACATCACTCATCGGCGGTTTTATACTTCACCGAATCGGATTCCTCCCGCTGATCTCAGGCGGACTCACCATCATGGCTGCGGGCTTTGGACTTTGTTACCTGGCGGCCTCGAATTCCATTTTCCCGCTGTTCGTACTCGGAATTATCAGCGCAGGCGCAGGTTCGGGGTTCGCCATGTCCGTTGCCTCCACCGCCATCGTTGGATCCGCCCCCAAGCAACGCTCCGGCATGGCATCGGCCATCGAAGAAGTCTCCTACGAGTTCGGTGCTCTCATTTCAGTCTCCGTATTCGGCACACTCTTAGCCGCAATCTACACCCGCAACAGTGGCCTAGAAGCCAACTTCGCGGGGGCAATCGATGCCCCCGCCCTCGATTCCTCGTTTGTTTGGCTGCTCGGCTTCGCTGCAGGTAGCACACTCATCGGAGCAGCCACTACAGGATGGTTGCTCAGAAACAACCCGAAGGACACTGCGTATGCGCACGAGTGA
- a CDS encoding solute carrier family 23 protein → MTAPTHPVDAVPSAPKLAALGLQHVLAFYAGAVIVPLLIAGSLNLDTATTIHLINADLLTCGLATIIQSVGLGKHIGVRLPIIQGVTTTAVAPIIAIGLGVSNGEGGVESLPTVYGAVIAAGLFTFFATPVFARFLKFFPPVVTGTVLLVMGTSLLAVSANDFVNYADEPLARDLAYGFGTLLLIVLVQRFFKGFLGTLSILIGLVAGTLVALALGDASLSAVGEASAFGITTPFYFGVPQFNAGAVLSMIVVMIITMVETTGDVFATGEIVKKRIRRGDVQRALRADGLSTFLGGVMNSFPYTCFAQNVGLVRITGVKSRWVAASAAGFMILLGLLPKAGAVVASIPHPVLGAASLALFANVAWVGLQTIAKTDLSDNRNAVIVTTALGLAMLITFKPSVAEAMPEWTRTFVSSGMSIGAITAIILNLLFFHVGRQSGSDVARTSNGGVSLDELNSMERAEFVETLAPLFNAQTWPLHDAWESRPFSDINDLREAIQVAVLTGVSEQQAALIRDYPDMAELLTTETSAARGSLNLEDLDDVQTAQLLDLSAAYRERFDLPFVSYLGTNDSIDTVLEAGVRRLANSDAQERRTVLSEIIEIANDRFDLLLADANPVRSAWDRKFTEVE, encoded by the coding sequence TTGACCGCCCCAACACACCCCGTGGACGCCGTCCCCTCAGCGCCCAAACTCGCAGCGCTGGGCCTCCAACACGTGCTCGCCTTCTACGCCGGTGCCGTGATCGTGCCACTGCTGATCGCAGGCTCACTGAACCTCGACACCGCCACCACCATCCACCTCATCAACGCAGATCTCCTCACCTGCGGCCTAGCCACCATCATCCAGTCCGTCGGGTTGGGCAAACACATCGGCGTGCGACTGCCAATCATCCAAGGCGTCACCACCACCGCCGTAGCGCCGATCATCGCCATCGGACTCGGGGTCAGCAACGGCGAAGGCGGGGTGGAATCGCTGCCCACCGTCTACGGAGCCGTCATCGCCGCAGGCCTCTTCACATTCTTCGCCACCCCAGTGTTCGCGCGGTTCCTCAAATTCTTCCCGCCCGTGGTCACAGGCACAGTCCTGCTGGTCATGGGCACTTCTTTGCTCGCCGTATCCGCCAACGACTTCGTCAACTATGCCGATGAGCCACTCGCGCGCGACCTGGCCTACGGTTTTGGCACGCTGCTGCTCATCGTCCTCGTCCAGCGATTCTTCAAAGGATTCCTGGGCACCTTGTCAATCTTGATCGGCCTCGTCGCGGGCACGCTCGTGGCGCTCGCACTCGGCGATGCTTCTCTTTCCGCGGTTGGCGAAGCCAGCGCATTCGGCATCACCACCCCCTTCTACTTCGGTGTGCCACAATTCAACGCCGGAGCCGTGCTCTCCATGATCGTGGTCATGATCATCACCATGGTGGAAACCACCGGCGACGTCTTCGCCACCGGCGAGATTGTGAAGAAGCGCATCCGCCGCGGTGACGTGCAGCGAGCCCTGCGCGCCGATGGCTTGTCCACCTTCCTCGGCGGCGTCATGAACTCCTTTCCCTACACCTGCTTCGCGCAAAACGTGGGGCTCGTGCGCATCACCGGCGTGAAGTCGCGCTGGGTGGCGGCCTCCGCCGCTGGATTCATGATCCTGCTTGGACTTCTGCCCAAAGCAGGTGCGGTGGTTGCGTCCATTCCGCACCCCGTTCTCGGCGCCGCATCTTTGGCACTGTTCGCGAATGTGGCATGGGTTGGCCTGCAGACCATCGCCAAGACCGACCTCAGCGACAATCGCAATGCCGTCATCGTCACCACCGCGCTTGGGCTCGCGATGCTCATCACCTTCAAGCCTTCCGTTGCCGAAGCGATGCCAGAGTGGACGCGCACCTTCGTCTCTTCGGGCATGTCCATCGGCGCGATCACCGCGATCATCTTGAACCTGCTCTTCTTCCACGTTGGCCGCCAGTCGGGTTCCGATGTCGCCCGGACCTCCAACGGCGGTGTGTCCCTTGATGAGCTGAACTCGATGGAGCGGGCGGAGTTCGTCGAAACGCTCGCACCGCTGTTTAATGCCCAGACGTGGCCGCTCCACGACGCCTGGGAATCGCGCCCATTCTCCGACATCAACGACCTGCGCGAAGCCATCCAGGTTGCGGTGCTCACCGGCGTGTCCGAGCAGCAGGCCGCGCTCATCCGCGACTACCCGGACATGGCCGAGCTGCTGACCACGGAGACGAGCGCCGCCCGCGGCTCCCTGAACCTCGAGGACCTCGACGATGTCCAAACCGCCCAGCTGCTCGACCTCTCCGCCGCCTACCGCGAACGCTTCGACCTCCCCTTCGTCTCCTACCTGGGAACAAACGATTCCATCGACACGGTGCTCGAAGCCGGGGTGCGCCGTCTCGCCAACTCCGATGCCCAGGAACGCCGCACCGTCCTCTCCGAAATCATCGAGATCGCCAACGACCGCTTCGACCTCCTGCTCGCCGACGCCAACCCCGTCCGCTCCGCCTGGGACCGCAAATTCACCGAAGTGGAGTAG